The genomic segment CCCTACATCTCCCTCTCCTTCGTCTGGCATAAGCTGGAAAGGCAGATACATATTGAAGGCAAAGCAGAAAAGTGCCCCCAAAAAGACTCGGACGCTTACTTCTCCACCCGCCCCTACAAAAGCAAAATAGGTGCAAGAATATCCCCACAAAGCCGGATCATCAACAACCGGACGGAAATCATCCGCGCCTTTGTAAAGGAAGCGATTAAGCTGACCGGACAGAGAATACAGCGTCCCGGCAACTGGGGCGGTTTTGCCGTTACCCCTACTCGTTTCGAGTTTTGGCAAGGGCGGGAAAACAGGTTGCACGACCGCTTTCTGTATACTCTTTGCAAAGAAGAACATATCCCCTCATCTTCATCTCCTGAATCCGACGGATGGAGAATAGTGCGTCTTGCACCCTGACCCGGCCTGCCGCACCGAACAAAACAGCCTCCCCGAAAGACAACTGTTTTATCCGGTAATTTCTATGTCAGTAAAGATGTCCACGTCTTCGGCATGATGTGCTACATAGGCTGCCGGACCGGTATCACCCGATTCCAGTATATCGTAAACGACACCCGCTTTACCTTTGCCTGTAATTAGGAATACAATCTTTTTAGCACTGAAAAGCAAGCAGCCTGTCATAGCAATCCGCGGCTGGCCGTTATAAGGATTTATACTCTCCTCATACGGCTGAAAGGATGATAGCAAATATTCCTGACCGGGAAAAATGGAAGAAGTGTGTCCGTCATCACCTGCTCCCAGCAACACCATGTCGAAAGCGGGAAATCCCCGGCGCAAGGGCACTGTGCTGCATACCAAATCCGAATAGCGTTTCGCCTCTTGCGACGGATGACGGCACGTGCCGCAGATAGGAAATACAAATTCATCGGGCATCCCCACTTCGCTAAGCAACAGGCGGAACATTGTACCGTAATTGCTGTCCGAATCATTGACAGGCACACAACGCTCGTCCACCCAAAAGATGCGCATCCGCATCCAGGGAGTTTCTTCGCGATACTCATGCGCCCAAATATCAAACATTAAAGAAGGTGTTGTCCCTCCACTGAAAGCAAAATAAAAAATCCGATCCGGCTCTCGGTTCATCATGTCAATTATGTATCGGATAAGAGCACGCGAGGTCGAAGTAGCAGTAGGATATATATAACTTTTCATAATTCGCAATATTCATCGGTATTCGTCAAATTCTTGCATGGATTAGTCCATTCAGCTCCATGTTCGTTCATCATTGCTTCGCTTTCCAAAGGCCCCCAAGTCCCCACAGGATAACCGTAAAGCGGTGCATCAGGATGTTCCTGCCAATACTTCAACACAGGATTAAAGAAACGCCATGACGCATCCACAGCATCGCTACGCGTGAAGAGGGTCTGGTCGCCTTGTATGCAGTCCTCTATCAGACGGGCATACGCATCTCCG from the Bacteroides eggerthii genome contains:
- the pdxH gene encoding pyridoxamine 5'-phosphate oxidase — protein: MELQLSNIRKEYKKDKLMRNTISENPFEQFACWLNDALHCGEDEPTAMIVATVAPDGRPSTRTVLLKGVENGRFIFYTNYESRKGQQLADNPYISLSFVWHKLERQIHIEGKAEKCPQKDSDAYFSTRPYKSKIGARISPQSRIINNRTEIIRAFVKEAIKLTGQRIQRPGNWGGFAVTPTRFEFWQGRENRLHDRFLYTLCKEEHIPSSSSPESDGWRIVRLAP
- the pgl gene encoding 6-phosphogluconolactonase, which gives rise to MKSYIYPTATSTSRALIRYIIDMMNREPDRIFYFAFSGGTTPSLMFDIWAHEYREETPWMRMRIFWVDERCVPVNDSDSNYGTMFRLLLSEVGMPDEFVFPICGTCRHPSQEAKRYSDLVCSTVPLRRGFPAFDMVLLGAGDDGHTSSIFPGQEYLLSSFQPYEESINPYNGQPRIAMTGCLLFSAKKIVFLITGKGKAGVVYDILESGDTGPAAYVAHHAEDVDIFTDIEITG